One genomic segment of Corynebacterium durum includes these proteins:
- a CDS encoding acyl-CoA thioesterase/BAAT N-terminal domain-containing protein: MRSISGINSPLVIRVQDAQPGERVRIHVSAVDAEKQPWSNEQVFHADEHGVVDVATSFPESALWSPPHHCGLLWTMRPDSIGTNDGEAGAFELNGLASVHIHVKARSEEEGWGALVQRTIAREVEECAAPKGCSGFSPNHRAPGVLLLVDTPPATASASAAALAHHGFTVFYCPEIPADRLPELAAEIHEHERVDSELPLALVAQGRSCADAIHLASTHPDLIGPVVAHSPSDVHCDRPGFSAFMKSAVTGHPAKLWDFYQHAHAKATPLDLSGMTGPLLLTAGTDDAVWDSVGMSTNLEKAAREHNIEVFCVEYPAAGHASGYPFCFSGLPATTVIKDHGHRIAVGGDADANGRAAHNSREQVISFLSSAFGISD, translated from the coding sequence GTGAGATCAATTAGTGGGATTAATTCCCCGTTGGTGATTCGAGTTCAGGACGCGCAGCCAGGCGAACGGGTGCGCATCCACGTCTCTGCGGTAGACGCAGAGAAACAACCCTGGTCGAATGAGCAGGTGTTTCATGCTGATGAGCATGGTGTGGTGGATGTTGCGACATCGTTTCCTGAAAGCGCGCTATGGTCGCCACCGCATCACTGTGGACTGCTGTGGACAATGCGTCCCGACAGCATCGGCACGAATGATGGGGAAGCGGGTGCGTTCGAACTGAACGGCTTGGCGTCAGTGCACATCCACGTGAAAGCCCGCTCGGAAGAGGAAGGCTGGGGTGCGTTGGTGCAGCGCACAATCGCCCGTGAGGTGGAGGAATGCGCAGCGCCGAAAGGTTGCTCCGGGTTCAGCCCCAATCACCGGGCACCCGGGGTCTTGCTGCTTGTTGACACCCCACCAGCCACCGCCTCTGCTAGTGCCGCCGCCCTCGCGCATCATGGGTTCACGGTCTTCTACTGCCCGGAAATCCCGGCGGATCGTCTTCCTGAACTCGCAGCAGAGATCCACGAGCACGAGCGTGTTGACTCAGAGCTGCCGCTCGCGCTGGTGGCGCAGGGCAGGAGCTGCGCCGATGCCATTCACCTGGCAAGCACCCATCCCGATCTCATTGGACCTGTGGTGGCACATTCCCCCAGTGACGTGCACTGTGATCGGCCCGGTTTTTCCGCCTTTATGAAGTCCGCAGTGACTGGCCATCCGGCGAAGCTGTGGGACTTTTACCAGCATGCCCACGCCAAAGCCACGCCGCTTGATCTTAGTGGCATGACCGGTCCGCTTCTGCTCACTGCAGGCACCGATGATGCCGTGTGGGACAGCGTCGGTATGTCTACCAACCTGGAAAAAGCTGCCCGCGAGCACAACATTGAGGTGTTCTGCGTTGAATATCCAGCAGCCGGTCACGCCAGCGGATACCCTTTCTGCTTCTCAGGGTTGCCCGCGACAACAGTGATCAAGGACCATGGGCATCGCATTGCTGTGGGTGGTGATGCCGATGCCAACGGTCGTGCCGCCCACAACTCCCGTGAGCAGGTCATCAGTTTCCTGTCCTCGGCTTTTGGCATTTCAGACTAG
- a CDS encoding DUF4272 domain-containing protein encodes MTTFINAYSTVVQEIPWTGPGATYFKYRSTVTGTNQEISDFQDHLNGFLGYAIDFWITQGIEYNAFIHSISQHIRETRSQYVFERDASFEPEDLKDFKEWARATNSIFFLNDGGIYNADGVNLLDPNTKKFAPIHPLSKSRSERIRTDLGKKGMSVPQSLPPVRSEMEVQLRSTQEVASRFRALVIVAHLAAAVLDGDKNTAKNIYTVMSNSPYDFTPTELAFIDTVAKESQKKFGKYGKSTQEAAVQLVWRWESATVLGWVLGKVSMDPMVLEPANVDRLTTLEENPDELYDIHRLIDTFHICDGYESTYSQRWYAVDQDVNPENSPPVFENVHCSILLERHHAFSWLHHPLSTWDDVDLNT; translated from the coding sequence ATGACAACTTTCATTAACGCCTACTCCACGGTTGTCCAAGAGATCCCCTGGACTGGTCCAGGGGCTACTTATTTTAAGTACCGATCCACCGTGACCGGCACTAACCAGGAGATTTCTGATTTCCAGGATCACTTGAATGGCTTTCTAGGCTACGCCATCGATTTTTGGATCACGCAGGGTATTGAGTACAACGCGTTTATCCACAGCATCTCCCAGCACATCAGGGAGACGCGTAGCCAGTACGTGTTTGAGCGGGATGCGTCGTTCGAGCCTGAAGATCTGAAGGATTTCAAAGAGTGGGCACGGGCGACGAACTCGATCTTTTTCCTCAACGACGGCGGTATTTACAACGCCGACGGCGTGAATTTGCTCGACCCGAACACCAAAAAATTCGCCCCGATTCACCCCTTGTCCAAGTCTAGGAGTGAACGTATCCGCACCGATTTGGGGAAGAAGGGCATGTCGGTGCCACAGTCGTTGCCGCCGGTGCGCTCAGAGATGGAGGTGCAGTTGCGGTCCACCCAGGAGGTGGCTAGCCGCTTCCGCGCTTTGGTGATTGTTGCTCATTTGGCAGCGGCGGTGCTGGATGGGGATAAGAACACGGCGAAGAATATTTACACAGTGATGAGTAATTCGCCCTACGATTTCACCCCCACTGAGCTGGCGTTTATTGATACGGTGGCAAAGGAGTCGCAGAAGAAGTTCGGCAAGTACGGCAAGTCAACCCAGGAAGCTGCGGTGCAGTTAGTGTGGCGGTGGGAGTCCGCGACAGTGCTGGGATGGGTGCTCGGCAAAGTGAGTATGGACCCCATGGTATTGGAACCCGCCAACGTTGATCGCCTGACAACGCTGGAGGAAAACCCCGACGAGTTGTATGACATTCACCGCTTGATTGACACGTTCCACATTTGCGACGGCTACGAAAGCACCTACTCACAGCGCTGGTACGCCGTGGACCAGGACGTCAACCCAGAGAACTCACCACCTGTGTTTGAAAACGTGCACTGTAGCATCCTGCTGGAGCGCCATCACGCATTCTCGTGGCTGCATCACCCCTTGAGCACCTGGGATGACGTGGATTTAAACACGTAG
- a CDS encoding CobD/CbiB family cobalamin biosynthesis protein, which produces MDHASGIAAGILADRLIKDPQRYHPVALFGQYALWWERRLYRDNKVAGAVFAAVCVLPPTLVAAGVAKRAPRLATAVALWAALGGTSLERTGMRMAQALESGDEDAARGWVPWLCSRDPELLDAPGMARAAVESVAENTSDAAIAPLVWAAVAGAPGVVAHRCVNTLDAMVGYRNERYRNFGWAAAKLDDAMAWVPARLTATVHTGFAALHGRGAAALRAWRDDAPSHPSPNAGPVEATAAAALGVRLGGPTAYAHGVEKRPYLGEGPAPTVQTVREAVRLSRWTQLAVGAMAYVFKSTSSQVLKG; this is translated from the coding sequence ATGGACCATGCTAGTGGAATTGCAGCGGGCATTCTGGCTGATCGACTGATTAAAGACCCCCAGCGCTACCATCCGGTGGCGCTGTTCGGTCAGTACGCGCTGTGGTGGGAGCGCCGTTTGTACCGCGACAACAAAGTCGCGGGAGCAGTGTTCGCGGCGGTCTGTGTGCTGCCACCGACCCTGGTGGCAGCGGGCGTCGCCAAGCGGGCACCACGGCTAGCTACTGCGGTGGCGCTGTGGGCGGCGCTGGGGGGTACGAGCCTGGAGCGTACCGGCATGCGGATGGCGCAGGCGCTGGAATCCGGCGATGAGGATGCGGCCCGCGGCTGGGTTCCGTGGCTGTGCTCCCGCGACCCCGAGCTTCTCGACGCTCCCGGCATGGCTCGCGCCGCCGTCGAATCCGTCGCGGAGAACACGTCGGACGCCGCCATTGCGCCGCTGGTGTGGGCAGCGGTGGCGGGCGCGCCGGGTGTGGTGGCACATCGCTGCGTCAACACCTTGGATGCGATGGTGGGGTACCGCAACGAACGGTACCGCAATTTCGGCTGGGCCGCCGCGAAGCTCGACGACGCCATGGCCTGGGTTCCGGCCAGGCTTACCGCAACAGTCCATACTGGTTTCGCCGCTCTTCACGGTCGAGGTGCTGCGGCGCTGCGGGCGTGGCGTGACGACGCCCCGTCGCACCCTAGCCCCAACGCCGGGCCAGTGGAGGCGACGGCCGCTGCCGCGCTCGGGGTGCGGTTGGGCGGGCCGACGGCGTATGCACACGGCGTCGAAAAGCGGCCCTATCTGGGCGAGGGGCCAGCGCCTACGGTGCAAACCGTCCGGGAGGCCGTGCGACTATCGCGATGGACGCAGCTGGCGGTCGGGGCCATGGCCTACGTGTTTAAATCCACGTCATCCCAGGTGCTCAAGGGGTGA